One genomic segment of Pyruvatibacter mobilis includes these proteins:
- a CDS encoding esterase/lipase family protein, giving the protein MPIKHTVDLLRLQGDALWAGGEFAAKLMTDPILDQMAPKGDGRTPVLTLPGFSGPEVSLRPLNRFLNKRGFVAESWGLGINRGPESMEYIATLGRLLGDRIKMMADENGKAVSLIGQSLGGVYARELARMFPEDIDRVITLGSPAHVKPGDHDLLNSGVGLAVRFFTGRPVEELLNEVELEELAIHQPPPGVPLVAIFSPFDGVVHQETAAIPDEYLGIDGESPRENIEIICSHIGMGVNPLVLLAIADRLLEDPETWVPFNARNYVPAPFKGLPKLFFPEPAALNQQAS; this is encoded by the coding sequence ATGCCGATAAAGCACACCGTCGATCTGCTCCGCCTTCAGGGCGACGCCCTCTGGGCGGGGGGTGAATTTGCCGCCAAGCTGATGACCGATCCCATTCTCGATCAGATGGCCCCCAAGGGAGATGGGCGCACGCCTGTGCTCACCCTCCCCGGCTTTTCCGGTCCTGAAGTGTCTTTGCGCCCCTTGAACCGCTTTCTCAACAAGCGCGGCTTCGTTGCCGAGAGCTGGGGGCTGGGCATCAATCGCGGCCCCGAGAGCATGGAATATATTGCCACCCTCGGCCGCCTCTTGGGCGACCGCATCAAGATGATGGCGGATGAAAACGGCAAGGCCGTCTCCCTCATCGGCCAGAGCCTGGGCGGTGTCTATGCACGTGAACTTGCCCGCATGTTCCCCGAGGACATCGACCGGGTGATCACCCTTGGCAGCCCGGCCCATGTGAAGCCCGGTGACCATGACCTGCTCAACAGCGGCGTCGGCCTGGCCGTGCGCTTCTTCACCGGCCGCCCGGTGGAGGAACTGCTCAACGAGGTTGAGCTTGAGGAACTGGCGATCCACCAGCCGCCGCCCGGTGTGCCCCTGGTGGCGATCTTCAGCCCCTTCGACGGCGTGGTCCATCAGGAAACCGCCGCCATCCCGGACGAGTATCTGGGCATTGACGGCGAATCCCCACGCGAGAATATCGAAATCATCTGCTCGCATATCGGCATGGGCGTGAACCCGCTGGTTCTGCTCGCCATCGCCGACCGCCTGCTGGAAGATCCCGAGACCTGGGTCCCCTTCAACGCGCGGAATTATGTGCCCGCCCCGTTCAAGGGCCTGCCCAAGCTGTTCTTCCCGGAGCCCGCAGCCCTCAACCAGCAGGCATCCTGA
- a CDS encoding SPOR domain-containing protein, translating to MKSGTHRRSAAGRTARTSVPALIAALTLSLGLAACTELSGTDPIITSSAGPGTTTGPADPALLPSAVPGETLEQRLARLEFDLAQLKLDYSVVRPSFEQLVEREENLKSRVAAVESALGPFTASIPAGTGRATPAPAPAPRKTPAPAPARSTKAQPVTTSSVPGEMGLHLASYRSLDRLKEGWAELKAKHPAELTGLNVRIQRINTGSNGVFQRLIAGPVTSHTAADGLCRTLSSKGVYCKPMGFTGDAF from the coding sequence GTGAAGTCAGGGACGCATAGGCGCAGCGCTGCGGGCCGCACCGCGCGCACTTCCGTGCCTGCCCTTATCGCCGCCCTAACGCTCAGCCTCGGCCTCGCCGCCTGTACCGAGCTCTCGGGCACGGATCCCATCATCACCTCAAGCGCCGGCCCCGGCACCACGACTGGCCCCGCCGACCCTGCCCTGCTGCCGTCCGCCGTGCCGGGGGAAACCCTAGAGCAGCGGCTGGCGCGCCTCGAGTTCGACCTGGCCCAGCTGAAGCTCGATTACTCGGTCGTGCGCCCCAGCTTCGAGCAATTGGTCGAGCGCGAGGAAAACCTGAAATCACGGGTGGCCGCCGTTGAAAGCGCGCTCGGCCCCTTCACTGCCTCGATCCCCGCCGGCACCGGCCGCGCGACACCCGCACCGGCGCCGGCACCGAGGAAAACGCCCGCTCCGGCCCCGGCGCGCAGCACCAAGGCGCAGCCCGTCACCACAAGCTCCGTACCCGGAGAAATGGGACTTCACCTCGCGTCCTATCGCAGCCTCGACCGGCTCAAGGAAGGCTGGGCGGAACTGAAGGCCAAGCACCCTGCTGAACTGACCGGCCTCAACGTCCGAATCCAGCGAATCAACACCGGTTCAAACGGCGTCTTCCAGCGCCTCATCGCCGGTCCGGTGACCTCCCACACGGCGGCCGACGGCCTGTGCCGCACGCTCTCCAGCAAGGGCGTCTACTGCAAGCCCATGGGCTTCACCGGCGATGCCTTCTAG
- a CDS encoding aldo/keto reductase: MSGLSWGILGTGAIAHAFARAVAKSDSGTLARIGSRTPESAAAFIAKLQADEVAAVASGTSDTKASGDYDALLADPAVEAVYIATPHTSHAQWAVRAAEAGKHVLVEKPAALNHADTMAMAEAARAAKVFFMEAFMYRLAPQTRKLVELIEVGEIGSVRMIEASFGFHAPFNAESRLFSNALGGGGIMDVGLYPVSMARLVAGANDGRGFLDPVSVQGKARLGRTGVDEWAAALLHFDNDVIAQVSTAVSAWLPNTVNIFGETGSLHLAGPWHAAGVEGGSSAIELRRFGKDTQTIDVAQDKWLYEIEADHVADCVARGLTESPLVPMADTLGNMQALDAWRADAGFAYQAESRHQGWPTVSRRALAQRPGAPMQMRAIEGVARPVSALVMGCDNQTTMPHAAVQFDDFVMQGGNCFDTAHLYGGGIMEKLLGRWIEDRGIRDDVVLICKGAHTPDCRPDAVRPQLEESLDRLRTDRADIYFLHRDDPQVPIAEWVDLLNELKDEGKLSVFGGSNWSMARMQEANAYAAANGKQGFTVLSNNFSLARMNNPIWPGVMSCSDDAYRTWLEESGTALFSWSSQARGFFTERAGPDIKADTDLMNAFYSDDNFERRRRAYELSDRKGVHPMTIALAYVLGQKMPTFALVGPRTLAELRTSLDVFQVELSDQEIAWLDLRD; encoded by the coding sequence ATGTCCGGACTTTCCTGGGGCATCCTTGGTACGGGCGCGATCGCCCATGCTTTCGCGCGGGCCGTCGCAAAGAGCGACAGCGGCACTCTGGCCCGGATCGGCAGCCGGACGCCCGAGAGCGCCGCGGCCTTCATCGCCAAATTGCAGGCCGACGAGGTGGCAGCAGTTGCCTCTGGCACCTCAGACACAAAAGCATCCGGCGACTATGACGCCCTCCTCGCGGACCCGGCGGTGGAGGCGGTCTATATCGCCACGCCACATACAAGCCACGCCCAATGGGCCGTCCGCGCGGCGGAAGCCGGCAAGCACGTGCTGGTCGAAAAGCCCGCCGCCCTCAACCACGCCGACACGATGGCCATGGCGGAAGCCGCCCGCGCGGCGAAGGTCTTCTTCATGGAAGCCTTCATGTACCGGCTGGCGCCGCAGACCCGCAAGCTCGTCGAACTGATCGAAGTCGGTGAGATAGGCAGTGTACGGATGATCGAAGCCAGCTTCGGCTTCCACGCGCCCTTCAACGCGGAGAGCCGCCTGTTCTCCAACGCGCTTGGCGGCGGCGGCATCATGGATGTGGGCCTCTACCCTGTTTCCATGGCGCGGCTGGTGGCGGGTGCGAATGACGGCCGCGGCTTCCTTGATCCCGTATCGGTGCAGGGCAAGGCCCGCCTCGGCCGCACCGGGGTTGATGAATGGGCCGCAGCCCTCCTGCATTTCGACAATGACGTGATCGCCCAGGTCTCCACCGCCGTCTCCGCCTGGCTGCCCAACACGGTCAACATCTTCGGCGAGACGGGCTCCCTGCATCTGGCGGGCCCGTGGCACGCCGCCGGTGTCGAAGGCGGCAGCTCCGCAATCGAACTCCGCCGCTTCGGCAAGGACACGCAGACCATAGACGTGGCGCAGGACAAATGGCTCTACGAGATCGAGGCCGACCACGTGGCCGACTGTGTCGCCCGCGGCCTGACCGAAAGCCCGCTGGTGCCCATGGCCGACACGCTCGGCAACATGCAGGCGCTGGACGCCTGGCGCGCTGACGCGGGCTTCGCCTATCAGGCGGAAAGCCGCCACCAGGGCTGGCCCACCGTCTCCCGCCGCGCTTTGGCCCAGCGTCCCGGCGCACCCATGCAGATGCGCGCCATTGAAGGAGTTGCCCGTCCCGTCTCGGCCCTCGTGATGGGCTGTGACAACCAGACGACCATGCCCCATGCCGCGGTGCAGTTCGATGATTTCGTCATGCAGGGCGGCAATTGCTTCGATACGGCGCATCTTTATGGCGGCGGCATCATGGAAAAGCTCCTGGGCCGCTGGATCGAGGATCGCGGCATCCGCGATGACGTGGTGCTGATCTGCAAGGGCGCGCACACGCCGGACTGCCGGCCTGACGCCGTGCGCCCGCAGCTGGAGGAAAGCCTCGACCGCCTGCGCACCGACCGGGCGGATATCTATTTCCTCCACCGGGATGACCCGCAGGTGCCCATCGCCGAATGGGTGGACCTGCTCAACGAGCTGAAGGACGAAGGCAAGCTCAGCGTCTTCGGCGGCTCCAACTGGTCGATGGCGCGGATGCAGGAAGCCAATGCCTATGCCGCGGCCAATGGCAAGCAGGGCTTTACCGTGCTCTCCAACAATTTCTCGCTGGCGCGGATGAACAACCCCATCTGGCCCGGCGTCATGTCGTGTTCGGATGATGCGTACCGGACATGGCTCGAGGAATCGGGCACCGCCCTCTTCTCCTGGTCGTCCCAGGCGCGCGGCTTCTTCACTGAGCGGGCAGGCCCCGACATCAAGGCCGACACGGACCTGATGAACGCCTTTTACAGCGACGACAATTTCGAGCGCCGCCGCAGGGCCTATGAGCTGTCGGACCGCAAGGGCGTGCACCCAATGACCATCGCGCTGGCTTATGTGCTGGGCCAGAAGATGCCGACCTTCGCCCTAGTCGGCCCGCGCACGCTGGCGGAATTGCGCACGTCGCTGGATGTCTTCCAGGTCGAGCTCAGCGATCAGGAAATCGCCTGGCTCGACCTGAGAGACTGA
- a CDS encoding nickel/cobalt transporter — translation MEDITNLNGHSDAMKTCSLHAAMPVLVALAAATVLLWPEGAAACTTCAGMYTEFSLMGEIIYQVEKVHSGMMQALAGAEAAAQSGRMTQAALLPLGLGFSYGALHALGPGHGKLVVAGYFAGRTAPAREALRMAGEIAVLHVGSAALIAILAAILLGGVIDASGPAFLTVKLISYALIAAAGAMMLYRAAALWLAPRGIALPWPGGIAQAGCGCGHDHEHDHDHAHTHTAVSSARERGLLSLAVGAVPCTGALIAVLFALASGAWLLGLLAVAAISLGMGVTLAGVGLFTIWTRGSIAPGSSTALSGFSAAGGMLVMLVGAALFYGTAAA, via the coding sequence ATGGAAGACATTACAAATCTCAACGGGCATAGTGACGCCATGAAGACCTGTTCGCTCCATGCTGCCATGCCCGTGCTGGTTGCGCTTGCCGCCGCCACCGTCCTGCTTTGGCCGGAAGGCGCTGCCGCGTGCACAACCTGCGCAGGTATGTATACCGAATTTTCCCTGATGGGTGAGATCATCTATCAGGTCGAGAAAGTGCATTCGGGCATGATGCAGGCACTGGCCGGGGCGGAAGCCGCTGCCCAGTCAGGCCGCATGACCCAGGCAGCCCTGCTGCCGCTGGGGCTTGGGTTCTCCTATGGCGCGCTGCATGCGCTGGGCCCAGGACACGGCAAGCTGGTGGTCGCCGGATATTTTGCAGGCCGCACGGCCCCGGCGCGTGAGGCTTTGCGCATGGCCGGTGAGATCGCCGTGCTCCATGTGGGTTCCGCAGCGCTCATTGCCATTCTGGCGGCGATCCTGCTGGGCGGTGTCATCGATGCGTCCGGCCCCGCTTTCCTGACCGTCAAGCTGATCAGCTACGCGCTCATTGCGGCGGCAGGTGCCATGATGCTGTACCGCGCCGCAGCCCTCTGGCTGGCCCCGCGCGGCATTGCCCTGCCCTGGCCCGGCGGCATCGCCCAGGCCGGGTGCGGTTGCGGCCACGATCACGAACATGATCATGACCACGCCCATACCCACACGGCTGTAAGCTCTGCACGCGAACGGGGCCTGCTGTCGCTGGCGGTGGGGGCCGTGCCCTGCACCGGCGCGCTGATCGCGGTGCTGTTCGCGCTTGCAAGCGGTGCATGGCTGCTCGGCCTGCTGGCGGTTGCCGCCATCTCGCTGGGCATGGGCGTCACGCTGGCGGGTGTCGGCCTCTTCACTATCTGGACGCGCGGCTCGATCGCGCCCGGCTCCAGCACGGCGCTGTCGGGCTTCAGCGCAGCCGGCGGCATGCTGGTCATGCTCGTGGGCGCGGCCCTGTTCTACGGCACGGCCGCTGCCTGA
- a CDS encoding glutathione S-transferase family protein has product MALIIYGMGPSPFVRKVRVVMAEKGVDYTLENVNIFPAPDWFMEISPLKRIPVLRDTDKPEPNTIPDSSAICLYLEQTHPEPQLYPQDGFERGRAAWLEEYADTEMAGNIGLGVFRPIALSALMGKEQDTETANKTMTEKMPRIFDYLSDVLGDRDYMVGSAFSIADIAVATQFVNLQHAGFKVDAAKWPALADYVARIHARPSFTALIDEEAALFAKTRAA; this is encoded by the coding sequence ATGGCTTTGATCATCTATGGCATGGGGCCGTCACCATTTGTGCGCAAGGTGCGCGTGGTGATGGCGGAAAAGGGCGTCGACTACACGCTCGAGAACGTCAACATTTTCCCGGCGCCGGACTGGTTCATGGAGATCAGCCCGCTCAAGCGCATCCCGGTGCTGCGCGACACGGACAAGCCCGAGCCCAACACCATTCCGGATTCCTCGGCCATCTGCCTTTACCTCGAACAGACGCATCCGGAGCCGCAGCTTTACCCGCAGGACGGGTTCGAGCGCGGCCGGGCTGCCTGGCTCGAGGAATATGCGGACACGGAGATGGCGGGCAATATCGGCCTCGGCGTCTTCCGGCCGATCGCCCTGTCGGCGCTGATGGGCAAGGAACAGGACACCGAAACCGCCAACAAGACGATGACGGAGAAGATGCCGCGCATCTTCGACTATCTGTCCGACGTGCTGGGCGACAGGGACTACATGGTGGGCTCGGCCTTCTCCATCGCCGACATCGCGGTGGCGACGCAGTTCGTCAATCTGCAGCATGCGGGCTTCAAGGTGGATGCCGCCAAGTGGCCGGCGCTGGCCGACTATGTGGCGCGCATACACGCGCGGCCGTCCTTCACCGCCCTGATCGACGAAGAAGCCGCCCTGTTCGCCAAGACCCGCGCCGCCTGA
- a CDS encoding peptidylprolyl isomerase: MTSHFRQRIAGAAVTCGLALGLWGALAENPFDDWGGEQGLAASVNGASVTADDLTLATEAVAADKRNALTDADRARILARLIDEELLIQRGIEVGLVDSDNTVRKAIVNAMISSILAEAADSEAPEEELRRLYEESPALFSGSARYRVAQLFLASGDGQQQALADAEAALEAGTPFGDVATRFGDRPALALPDTLLPPAKLRDYTGPSALAVVRSLKPGDTSAPVPVPGGIALIHLIEVDAGTPRPFEEVRALVAAEHARRRDDAALRTYLNWLWGRADIAFAEGYTAAPEDVPEIAR, translated from the coding sequence GTGACATCCCATTTCCGGCAGCGTATCGCCGGTGCCGCCGTGACCTGTGGCCTGGCCCTCGGGCTGTGGGGCGCGTTGGCCGAAAACCCGTTCGATGACTGGGGCGGCGAGCAGGGTCTCGCTGCCTCGGTGAATGGCGCCTCGGTCACGGCCGATGATCTCACCCTGGCAACGGAAGCGGTCGCCGCCGACAAGCGCAATGCGCTCACCGACGCGGACCGCGCCCGCATCCTGGCCCGCCTGATCGACGAGGAACTGCTGATCCAGCGCGGCATCGAAGTGGGCCTCGTGGACAGTGACAACACCGTCCGCAAGGCCATCGTCAATGCGATGATCTCCAGCATCCTCGCCGAAGCCGCCGACAGCGAGGCGCCGGAAGAAGAGCTCCGCCGCCTCTATGAGGAAAGCCCGGCGCTGTTTTCCGGCAGCGCCCGCTACCGCGTCGCCCAGCTCTTCCTCGCGAGCGGCGACGGCCAGCAGCAGGCGTTGGCTGATGCGGAGGCAGCCCTTGAGGCGGGCACACCTTTCGGCGACGTGGCAACGCGCTTCGGAGACAGGCCCGCCCTCGCCCTGCCCGACACACTGTTGCCGCCTGCCAAGCTGCGTGACTATACGGGCCCGTCGGCGCTCGCAGTCGTGCGATCGCTCAAACCGGGCGACACGAGTGCGCCGGTCCCGGTGCCTGGCGGCATCGCGCTCATCCATCTGATTGAGGTGGATGCAGGCACACCGCGTCCCTTCGAGGAGGTTCGCGCGCTCGTCGCTGCCGAACACGCCCGCCGCCGGGATGACGCGGCCCTGCGCACCTATCTCAACTGGCTGTGGGGCCGCGCCGACATCGCCTTTGCCGAAGGCTACACGGCAGCGCCGGAAGACGTGCCGGAGATTGCCCGGTGA
- a CDS encoding DUF3604 domain-containing protein — protein MRYVLIAFAILVVAISGGYYYLANVAGDVMHAGEPQATVRPADVVQARQDAQADAAAAVDVTEPKQILFGDLHVHTTFSTDAFLWALPMNSGPGAHPVADACDFARHCSALDFWSITDHAEASTPRRWKEAKETIRQCNAVSGDPANPDMVSFIGFEWTQVGQTPAEHYGHKNVIFRGLNDDEVSPRAIAAGGVATDALRNSVGNLPVATALVDWENRQPYLNFRQFMREVRAVPECPAGVPSNELDTQCYEAADTPEDLARKLFDELALDPVIIPHGTSWGFYTPTGTTLDKQLTARMRPENQELIEVMSGHGNSEEYRPWRSATLDGEGNITCPAPSYNYLPTCWRAGEIIRARCEEAGEDETTCTTRAEEARHNFAQLSIAGHLTITGEDPSEYLDAGQCRDCFLPPFNHRPGTSVQYGLAVSNLDDPDNPKRFNWGFIASSDTHRARPGTGYKAVDREYQSDARGPRSKVWADRQNLKKQEALPYSKPLTREDIADVPGFQLTEFERQGSFWTAGGLAAVHSEGRDRDAIFDAFKRKETYGTSGPRILLWFDMIDPVEVPAPEVTEDAEAETVDAETAGAEETDAAAEDTAAPMLSDAEPVVVASMGATVERSKSPTFRVKAVGAFKQKPGCPDSAEASMPQDRFDSLCRGECYNPTDTRHVIDRIEIIRIRPQIDGTEDVAELIDDAFITHQCEPDEAGCTFTFTDPEYETLGRDTLYYARAVQEKTPAINGANLRCEFDADGNCIKVNPCYADYRTDADDACTADVGHRAWSSPIYLTHRG, from the coding sequence ATGCGTTATGTACTTATTGCATTCGCCATCCTCGTGGTGGCGATCAGCGGCGGCTATTACTACCTCGCCAATGTCGCAGGCGACGTCATGCATGCGGGTGAGCCGCAGGCCACCGTCCGCCCGGCTGACGTGGTCCAGGCGCGCCAGGACGCGCAGGCCGACGCCGCCGCTGCGGTGGATGTGACGGAACCCAAGCAGATCCTGTTTGGCGATCTCCACGTCCACACCACCTTCTCCACCGATGCCTTTCTCTGGGCCCTGCCGATGAATTCCGGCCCCGGTGCGCACCCGGTGGCGGATGCCTGTGATTTCGCCCGTCACTGCTCGGCCCTCGATTTCTGGTCGATCACCGACCATGCCGAGGCCTCGACCCCGCGCCGCTGGAAGGAAGCCAAGGAAACGATCCGCCAGTGCAACGCGGTGTCCGGTGATCCGGCCAATCCTGACATGGTGTCCTTCATCGGCTTTGAGTGGACCCAGGTCGGCCAGACGCCGGCCGAGCATTACGGCCACAAGAACGTGATCTTCCGTGGACTGAATGACGACGAAGTATCGCCGCGCGCCATCGCCGCCGGCGGCGTCGCTACCGATGCCTTGCGCAATTCCGTCGGCAACCTGCCCGTCGCCACAGCGCTGGTCGATTGGGAAAACCGCCAGCCCTATCTCAACTTCCGCCAGTTCATGCGGGAAGTGCGGGCGGTGCCGGAATGCCCGGCCGGCGTGCCCTCCAACGAGCTCGACACTCAGTGCTATGAAGCCGCCGACACGCCGGAGGACCTTGCCCGCAAGCTGTTCGATGAGCTGGCGCTTGATCCCGTCATCATCCCGCACGGCACGTCCTGGGGCTTCTACACCCCGACGGGCACCACCCTCGACAAGCAGCTGACCGCGCGCATGCGACCGGAAAACCAGGAGCTGATCGAGGTCATGTCCGGCCACGGCAATTCCGAGGAATACCGCCCCTGGCGCTCAGCCACCCTCGACGGCGAAGGCAACATCACCTGCCCCGCCCCGAGCTACAACTACCTGCCGACCTGCTGGCGCGCCGGTGAAATCATCCGCGCCCGCTGCGAGGAAGCAGGCGAGGATGAGACCACCTGCACCACCCGCGCCGAGGAAGCCCGCCATAATTTCGCGCAGCTCTCGATTGCCGGCCATCTGACGATCACCGGCGAGGACCCGTCCGAATATCTGGACGCAGGCCAGTGCCGCGACTGCTTCCTGCCGCCCTTCAATCACCGGCCCGGCACCTCGGTGCAATACGGCCTGGCGGTCAGCAATCTGGATGACCCGGATAATCCCAAGCGCTTCAACTGGGGCTTCATCGCCTCGAGTGACACCCACCGCGCCCGTCCCGGCACCGGCTACAAGGCGGTGGACCGGGAGTATCAGTCGGACGCGCGCGGCCCCCGCAGCAAGGTCTGGGCGGACCGCCAGAACCTGAAGAAGCAGGAGGCGCTGCCCTACTCCAAGCCGCTGACCCGTGAGGACATTGCGGATGTGCCGGGCTTCCAGCTCACCGAGTTCGAGCGCCAGGGCTCGTTCTGGACCGCAGGCGGCCTTGCTGCCGTGCATTCCGAAGGCCGCGACCGCGATGCCATCTTCGATGCCTTCAAGCGCAAGGAGACCTACGGCACGTCCGGGCCCCGCATCCTCCTGTGGTTCGACATGATCGACCCCGTGGAAGTCCCCGCGCCGGAAGTGACTGAGGACGCCGAAGCCGAAACGGTTGATGCTGAGACTGCCGGTGCGGAAGAGACGGACGCTGCCGCGGAGGACACAGCCGCACCGATGCTGTCTGATGCCGAGCCCGTCGTCGTCGCGTCAATGGGCGCGACCGTGGAGCGGAGCAAGAGCCCCACTTTCCGCGTCAAGGCCGTGGGGGCGTTCAAGCAGAAGCCCGGCTGTCCGGACAGCGCCGAAGCCTCCATGCCGCAGGACCGGTTCGACAGTCTCTGCCGGGGTGAATGCTACAACCCCACTGACACCCGGCATGTGATCGACCGTATCGAGATCATCCGTATCCGGCCGCAGATCGATGGAACCGAAGATGTCGCCGAGCTTATCGACGACGCCTTCATCACCCATCAGTGCGAGCCTGACGAAGCGGGCTGTACCTTCACCTTCACCGACCCGGAATATGAAACCCTGGGCCGTGACACGCTCTATTATGCCCGCGCGGTGCAGGAGAAGACCCCGGCCATCAATGGGGCCAATCTCCGCTGTGAGTTCGACGCGGACGGCAATTGCATCAAGGTGAACCCGTGCTACGCCGATTACCGCACCGACGCGGATGATGCCTGCACGGCCGATGTGGGTCACCGTGCCTGGTCATCGCCGATCTATCTCACCCATCGCGGCTGA
- a CDS encoding TetR/AcrR family transcriptional regulator, with protein MSSIIFMAMQQKTSAAAAAKASKATTKIRLIRAAERLFAENGLGAVSVRDITRAAGAKNESALHYHFGSKEALIRAVFADRIKDIDSKRLALMEEMDAAGEGKDMVRVMETTIAPMLETCMEEGGRLYAMFLMQIAADPRFEVDRLMEDLAPDGVQASSRRMLNLLEDVPRDSVRMRMRLLPSFIIAAMADFAREVEAGTAPDLDWAIAEAGRSLAAYLTGPTPKG; from the coding sequence ATGTCTTCCATTATTTTCATGGCGATGCAGCAAAAAACATCGGCAGCGGCCGCCGCCAAGGCCAGCAAAGCAACCACGAAGATCCGGCTCATCCGCGCCGCCGAGCGGCTGTTTGCGGAAAACGGCCTGGGGGCCGTGTCCGTGCGCGACATCACGCGGGCCGCCGGTGCCAAGAATGAATCGGCGCTGCATTATCATTTTGGCAGCAAGGAAGCCCTGATCCGCGCGGTCTTCGCTGACCGGATCAAAGACATCGATTCCAAGCGCCTGGCGCTGATGGAAGAGATGGATGCAGCCGGCGAGGGCAAAGACATGGTGCGGGTGATGGAGACGACCATCGCCCCCATGCTGGAGACCTGCATGGAAGAGGGCGGGCGGCTATACGCCATGTTCCTCATGCAGATCGCCGCCGACCCGCGCTTCGAGGTGGACCGGCTGATGGAAGACCTGGCACCGGACGGGGTGCAGGCCTCCAGCCGCCGGATGCTGAACCTGCTGGAAGACGTGCCGCGCGACAGCGTGCGGATGCGGATGCGCCTGCTGCCGTCCTTCATCATCGCCGCCATGGCGGATTTTGCCCGCGAAGTGGAGGCGGGGACCGCGCCGGATCTCGACTGGGCCATCGCCGAGGCAGGCCGCAGCCTTGCCGCCTATCTGACCGGGCCGACACCGAAAGGCTGA